The following proteins are encoded in a genomic region of Mycolicibacterium confluentis:
- a CDS encoding adenosine deaminase — protein MTTPPTPTGPQDLQVIQQAPKALLHDHLDGGLRPATVLDIAGSIGYDDLPATDLDTLAAWFRTAAHSGSLERYLEPFAHTVAVMQTPEALHRVAYECVEDLAQDSVVYAEVRFAPELHIDNGLSLDDVVDAVLAGFADGEKAAAAAGRPIVVRCLVTAMRHAARSREIAELAIRFRDKGVVGFDIAGAEAGYPPTRHLDAFEYMRNNNARFTIHAGEAFGLPSIHEALAFCGADRLGHGVRLVDDIEERPDGTHHLGRVASIVRDKRIPLEMCPSSNVQTGAARSIAEHPFDMLARLRFRVTVNTDNRLMSDTTMSQEMLRLVEAFGYGWSDLERFTINAMKSAFLPFDERLAIIDEVIKPRYAVLIG, from the coding sequence ATGACGACACCGCCGACACCGACCGGACCGCAGGACCTGCAGGTGATCCAGCAGGCCCCGAAGGCACTGCTGCACGACCATCTCGACGGCGGCCTCCGGCCCGCCACGGTGCTCGACATCGCCGGTTCGATCGGCTACGACGACCTGCCCGCCACCGACTTGGACACGCTGGCGGCGTGGTTCCGCACCGCGGCGCACAGTGGGTCACTCGAGCGCTACCTGGAACCGTTCGCCCACACCGTCGCGGTGATGCAGACCCCAGAGGCGCTGCACCGCGTCGCCTACGAGTGCGTCGAGGACCTCGCACAGGACTCCGTGGTCTACGCCGAGGTCCGGTTCGCGCCCGAGCTGCACATCGACAACGGTCTGTCACTCGACGACGTGGTCGATGCGGTGCTGGCCGGATTCGCCGACGGCGAGAAGGCCGCGGCCGCCGCCGGCCGCCCGATCGTGGTGCGTTGTCTGGTCACCGCGATGCGGCACGCGGCGCGGTCCCGGGAGATCGCCGAACTCGCGATCCGGTTCCGGGACAAGGGCGTCGTGGGCTTCGACATCGCCGGGGCCGAGGCCGGCTATCCGCCCACCCGTCACCTCGACGCGTTCGAGTACATGCGGAACAACAACGCACGCTTCACGATTCACGCGGGTGAGGCGTTCGGGCTGCCGTCCATCCACGAGGCGCTGGCGTTCTGCGGCGCCGACAGGCTGGGGCACGGGGTCCGTCTCGTCGACGACATCGAGGAGCGTCCGGACGGCACCCACCACCTGGGCCGGGTGGCGTCGATCGTGCGGGACAAGCGCATCCCGCTGGAGATGTGCCCGTCGTCCAACGTGCAGACCGGGGCCGCGCGCTCGATCGCCGAGCACCCGTTCGACATGCTGGCGCGACTGCGGTTCCGCGTCACGGTCAACACCGACAACCGCCTGATGAGCGACACCACGATGAGCCAGGAGATGCTGCGCTTGGTGGAGGCGTTCGGGTACGGGTGGAGCGACCTCGAACGGTTCACCATCAACGCGATGAAGTCCGCGTTCCTCCCGTTCGACGAACGCCTGGCGATCATCGACGAGGTGATCAAGCCGCGCTATGCGGTCCTGATCGGGTGA
- a CDS encoding thymidine phosphorylase, giving the protein MTEFSFDAPTVIRTKRDGGRLSDAAIDWVIDAYTRGDVGDEQMAALLMAIFLRGMDRDEIARWTAAMIASGERLDFADLRRDGQPLRLVDKHSTGGVGDKLTIPLVPVVAACGAAVPQAAGRGLGHTGGTLDKLESIPGFSAEIGKDRVRAQLTEVGAAIFAAGDLAPADRKIYALRDVTATTESLPLIASSIMSKKLAEGADGLVLDVKVGSGAFLKDPAESVALAQTMVDLGRAHGVPTRALLTDMAVPLGRTVGNAVEVAESLEVLAGGGPPDVVELTLQLAAEMLTLAGLDARDPADSLRDGTAMDSFRAIIAAQGGDLSQPLPVAAHSETVTAPVSGTMGDIDALAVGMAVWRLGAGRSRPGERVQAGAGIRIHRRPGEPVAAGEAVFTLYTDTPNRFAPAMAELTGAWSIGQSAPPSRPLIIERMSS; this is encoded by the coding sequence ATGACCGAATTCAGCTTCGACGCACCGACGGTCATCCGCACCAAACGCGACGGCGGGCGACTGTCCGATGCGGCCATCGACTGGGTGATCGACGCCTACACCCGTGGTGACGTCGGTGACGAGCAGATGGCCGCGCTGCTCATGGCGATCTTCCTGCGCGGGATGGACCGCGACGAGATCGCGCGGTGGACCGCCGCGATGATCGCCTCCGGCGAGCGACTGGATTTCGCCGACCTGCGACGCGACGGGCAGCCTCTGCGGTTGGTGGACAAGCACTCGACCGGCGGGGTCGGCGACAAGCTCACGATCCCGCTGGTGCCCGTGGTCGCCGCGTGCGGTGCCGCGGTCCCGCAGGCCGCCGGTCGCGGCCTGGGCCACACCGGCGGCACGCTCGACAAGCTCGAGTCGATCCCGGGCTTCTCGGCCGAGATCGGCAAGGACCGCGTGCGGGCCCAGTTGACCGAGGTGGGGGCGGCGATCTTCGCGGCGGGCGACCTCGCGCCGGCCGACCGCAAGATCTACGCGCTGCGCGACGTCACCGCCACGACGGAATCGCTGCCGCTGATCGCGAGTTCGATCATGAGCAAGAAGCTCGCGGAGGGCGCTGACGGGCTCGTGCTCGACGTCAAAGTCGGCTCCGGTGCATTCCTGAAGGACCCCGCGGAATCGGTCGCCCTGGCGCAGACCATGGTCGATCTCGGCCGCGCACACGGCGTCCCCACCCGCGCGCTGCTGACCGACATGGCGGTGCCGCTGGGTCGCACGGTCGGCAACGCCGTCGAGGTCGCCGAATCGCTGGAGGTGCTCGCCGGCGGCGGCCCACCCGACGTCGTCGAACTGACGCTGCAGTTGGCCGCGGAGATGCTCACGCTGGCCGGTCTCGACGCGCGCGACCCCGCCGACTCCCTGCGCGACGGCACCGCGATGGACAGCTTCCGGGCCATCATCGCGGCCCAGGGCGGCGATCTGAGCCAGCCCCTGCCGGTGGCAGCTCATTCCGAGACCGTGACAGCACCGGTGAGCGGCACAATGGGGGACATCGACGCGTTGGCGGTGGGGATGGCGGTGTGGCGACTCGGAGCGGGTCGCTCACGTCCGGGTGAGCGCGTGCAGGCTGGTGCCGGCATCAGAATCCATCGCAGGCCGGGGGAGCCCGTGGCCGCGGGCGAGGCCGTCTTCACGCTCTACACCGACACCCCGAACCGATTCGCGCCAGCGATGGCCGAACTGACCGGTGCCTGGAGTATTGGCCAGTCTGCACCGCCGTCTCGTCCCCTGATCATTGAACGGATGAGCTCATGA
- the sdhC gene encoding succinate dehydrogenase, cytochrome b556 subunit — MTTAAPVEPAQKHKPRRRTLYRGDPGMWSWVLHRITGATIFFFLLVHVLDTALVRVSPQAYNEVIETYKTPIVGLMEVGLVAAVLFHALNGIRVILVDFWSEGPRHQRKMLVGVGVVWLLVMVPALVVLGMHMAERFL; from the coding sequence ATGACGACAGCGGCCCCGGTCGAACCGGCGCAGAAACACAAGCCGCGCCGTCGCACCCTGTATCGCGGAGACCCCGGCATGTGGTCGTGGGTTCTTCACCGCATCACGGGCGCGACCATCTTCTTCTTCTTGCTCGTGCACGTGCTCGACACTGCACTGGTCCGCGTCAGCCCGCAGGCCTACAACGAAGTCATCGAGACCTACAAGACCCCGATCGTCGGGCTCATGGAGGTCGGCCTGGTGGCCGCGGTGCTGTTCCACGCGTTGAACGGCATCCGCGTAATCCTCGTCGACTTCTGGTCCGAAGGCCCCCGCCATCAGCGCAAGATGCTGGTCGGCGTGGGTGTCGTCTGGTTGCTGGTGATGGTTCCCGCACTTGTGGTGCTGGGTATGCACATGGCGGAGAGGTTCCTGTGA
- a CDS encoding succinate dehydrogenase hydrophobic membrane anchor subunit, with the protein MSSAERPIAPVLEKSYDRPAGLDNPRAPRRRAGMPNFEKYAWLFMRFSGIVLVFLALGHLFIMLMWQNGVYRIDFNYVAERWASPFWQTWDLLLLWLAQLHGGNGMRTIIGDYTRKDSTKFWLNTLLALSMIFTLVLGTYVLLTFDANIA; encoded by the coding sequence GTGAGCAGCGCAGAGCGGCCGATAGCCCCGGTCCTGGAGAAGAGCTACGACCGCCCCGCCGGTTTGGACAACCCGCGTGCCCCGCGTCGGCGCGCTGGCATGCCCAACTTCGAGAAGTACGCATGGCTGTTCATGCGCTTCTCGGGCATCGTGCTGGTGTTCCTGGCGCTCGGCCACCTGTTCATCATGCTGATGTGGCAGAACGGCGTGTACCGGATCGACTTCAACTACGTCGCCGAGCGCTGGGCGTCGCCGTTCTGGCAGACCTGGGACCTGCTGCTGCTGTGGCTGGCCCAGCTGCACGGCGGCAACGGCATGCGCACGATCATCGGCGACTACACCCGCAAGGACTCCACCAAGTTCTGGCTTAACACGCTGTTGGCGCTGTCGATGATCTTCACGCTGGTGCTGGGCACCTACGTGCTGCTGACGTTCGACGCGAACATCGCCTGA
- the sdhA gene encoding succinate dehydrogenase flavoprotein subunit produces the protein MIQEHRYDVVIVGAGGAGMRAAVEAGPRARTAVLTKLYPTRSHTGAAQGGMCAALANVEDDNWEWHTFDTVKGGDYLADQDAVEIMAKEAIDAVLDLEKMGMPFNRTPEGRIDQRRFGGHTRDHGKAPVRRACYAADRTGHMILQTLYQNCVKHDVEFFNEFYALDLILTETPSGPVATGIVAYELATGDIHVFHAKAIVFATGGSGRMYKTTSNAHTLTGDGLGIVFRKGLPLEDMEFHQFHPTGLAGLGILISEAVRGEGGRLLNADGERFMERYAPTIVDLAPRDIVARSMVLEVLEGRGAGPNKDYVYIDVRHLGEDVLEAKLPDITEFARTYLGVDPVKELVPVYPTCHYVMGGIPTTVTGQVLRDNNNTVPGLYAAGECACVSVHGANRLGTNSLLDINVFGRRAGIAAAEYAANHDWVDLPSEPAGMVTEWVSDILSEHGNERVADIRGALQQSMDNNAAVFRTEETLKQALTDIHALKERYSRITVHDKGKRFNSDLLEAIELGFLLELAEVTVVGALNRKESRGGHAREDYPNRDDTNYLRHTMAYKEGGDLLSDIRLDYKPVVQTRYEPMERKY, from the coding sequence GTGATTCAAGAGCATCGCTACGACGTGGTCATCGTCGGCGCCGGCGGCGCCGGCATGCGTGCCGCGGTCGAAGCCGGTCCGCGAGCCCGGACCGCCGTGCTGACCAAGCTGTACCCCACCCGCAGCCACACCGGCGCGGCACAGGGCGGCATGTGCGCCGCCCTGGCCAACGTCGAGGACGACAACTGGGAGTGGCATACCTTCGACACCGTCAAGGGCGGCGACTACCTGGCCGACCAGGACGCCGTCGAGATCATGGCCAAGGAGGCCATCGACGCGGTGCTCGACCTCGAGAAGATGGGGATGCCGTTCAACCGCACCCCTGAGGGTCGGATCGACCAGCGTCGCTTCGGCGGCCACACCCGCGATCACGGCAAGGCCCCGGTTCGCCGCGCCTGCTACGCCGCCGACCGCACCGGTCACATGATCCTGCAGACGCTGTACCAAAACTGCGTCAAGCACGACGTGGAGTTCTTCAACGAGTTCTACGCCCTGGACCTGATCCTGACCGAGACGCCGTCGGGCCCCGTCGCCACCGGCATCGTGGCCTACGAACTGGCCACCGGCGACATCCACGTCTTCCACGCCAAGGCGATCGTGTTCGCCACGGGTGGTTCGGGCCGGATGTACAAGACCACCTCCAACGCCCACACCCTGACGGGTGACGGGCTGGGCATCGTGTTCCGCAAGGGACTTCCCCTGGAGGACATGGAGTTCCACCAGTTCCACCCGACAGGGCTGGCGGGTCTGGGCATCCTGATCTCGGAGGCCGTGCGTGGTGAGGGTGGCCGTCTGCTCAACGCCGACGGCGAGCGCTTCATGGAGCGCTACGCGCCCACCATCGTCGACCTGGCACCGCGCGACATCGTCGCCAGGTCCATGGTGCTCGAGGTGCTCGAGGGCCGCGGCGCCGGACCGAACAAGGACTACGTCTACATCGACGTCCGTCACCTCGGCGAGGACGTGCTGGAGGCCAAGCTTCCCGACATCACCGAGTTCGCCCGCACCTACCTGGGCGTGGACCCGGTCAAGGAACTGGTGCCGGTCTACCCGACCTGCCACTACGTCATGGGCGGCATCCCGACGACGGTGACCGGACAGGTGTTGCGCGACAACAACAACACCGTGCCGGGCCTGTACGCCGCGGGCGAGTGCGCATGCGTCTCAGTGCACGGCGCCAACCGCCTGGGCACCAACTCGCTGCTGGACATCAACGTCTTCGGGCGCCGCGCCGGCATCGCCGCCGCGGAGTACGCGGCCAACCACGACTGGGTGGACCTGCCCTCGGAGCCCGCGGGGATGGTGACCGAATGGGTCTCCGACATCCTCTCCGAGCACGGCAACGAGCGCGTCGCCGACATCCGTGGTGCGCTGCAGCAGTCGATGGACAACAACGCCGCGGTGTTCCGCACGGAGGAGACGCTGAAGCAGGCGCTCACCGACATCCACGCGCTCAAGGAGCGTTACTCGCGAATCACCGTGCACGACAAGGGCAAGCGTTTCAACAGCGACCTGCTCGAGGCCATCGAGCTGGGCTTCCTGCTGGAATTGGCGGAGGTCACCGTGGTCGGTGCGTTGAACCGCAAGGAGTCCCGCGGCGGACACGCCCGCGAGGATTACCCCAACCGCGACGACACCAACTACCTGCGCCACACCATGGCCTATAAGGAGGGCGGCGACCTGCTCTCCGACATCCGCCTGGACTACAAGCCGGTGGTCCAGACCCGTTATGAGCCGATGGAGCGGAAGTACTGA
- the satS gene encoding protein export chaperone SatS has protein sequence MAAELVPIRLGLTAGDLYTLWAPRWRDAGDEWEAFLGSGDDLYAFESVEDLVAFVRSGAENDLSDHPAWQKITEANAHKLTPAEDRQFDLIAVAELVVEKPTEDGVNTLARTLAVVSSLGSVCELPSVTKFFNGNPTLSGVNGGIDEFSGKAGLKRWNNIAAIVGRNWDKVIASIDEIVTTPEVDEKLAKLAAAELAGPAPEDDDDEILETDAAALDSDSGEDEDDERAADDDFVLAHEEDFWLKVGIDPIRVMTTGGTFYTLRCYLGERPVFLGRNGRISVFSSERALARYLADDHDHDLSDLSTYDDIRTAATDGSLDIDITEENIYVLTGLADDIADGPDAVDRDQLELAVEFLRDVGDYSEEDTVDKALAADSALGRFAAYVLDESSAKPKGPYTDAASQLESLERFVETRLRRE, from the coding sequence ATGGCTGCTGAGCTTGTCCCGATCCGCCTTGGCCTCACCGCGGGCGACCTGTACACCCTGTGGGCCCCACGCTGGCGGGACGCCGGCGACGAATGGGAGGCCTTCCTGGGCTCAGGTGACGATCTGTACGCCTTCGAAAGCGTCGAGGATCTGGTCGCATTCGTGCGCAGCGGCGCCGAGAACGACCTGTCCGACCACCCGGCGTGGCAGAAGATCACCGAGGCCAACGCGCACAAGCTGACGCCGGCCGAGGACCGTCAGTTCGACCTCATCGCCGTGGCGGAACTGGTCGTGGAGAAGCCCACCGAGGACGGCGTGAACACGCTGGCCCGCACACTGGCCGTGGTGTCGTCGCTCGGATCGGTCTGCGAGCTGCCGTCGGTGACCAAGTTCTTCAACGGCAACCCGACGCTGTCGGGTGTCAACGGCGGCATCGACGAGTTCTCCGGCAAGGCTGGGTTGAAGCGGTGGAACAACATCGCCGCGATCGTCGGGCGCAACTGGGACAAGGTGATCGCCTCCATCGACGAGATCGTCACCACGCCCGAGGTCGACGAGAAGCTGGCCAAGCTGGCCGCCGCCGAACTGGCCGGACCCGCGCCTGAGGATGACGACGACGAGATCCTCGAGACCGACGCCGCCGCGCTGGACTCCGACTCCGGTGAGGACGAGGACGACGAGCGCGCCGCCGACGACGACTTCGTCCTCGCCCACGAGGAGGACTTCTGGCTCAAGGTCGGCATCGACCCGATCCGCGTCATGACCACCGGCGGCACGTTCTACACGCTGCGCTGCTACCTCGGCGAGCGTCCGGTGTTCCTCGGCCGTAACGGCCGCATCAGCGTGTTCAGTTCGGAGCGGGCCCTGGCGCGCTACCTGGCTGACGACCACGACCATGACCTGTCGGACCTGAGCACCTACGACGACATCAGGACCGCGGCCACCGACGGCTCCCTCGACATCGACATCACCGAGGAGAACATCTACGTTCTGACCGGTCTGGCCGACGACATCGCCGACGGTCCCGACGCGGTCGACCGCGACCAGCTGGAACTCGCGGTGGAGTTCCTGCGTGATGTCGGCGACTACTCCGAGGAGGACACCGTCGACAAGGCGCTGGCCGCCGACAGCGCGCTGGGCAGGTTCGCGGCCTACGTGCTCGACGAGTCCTCGGCCAAGCCCAAGGGCCCCTACACCGATGCGGCCTCGCAGTTGGAGTCGCTGGAACGGTTCGTCGAGACGCGCCTGCGCCGCGAGTGA
- a CDS encoding succinate dehydrogenase iron-sulfur subunit, whose product MTAVLDKRADPTLPPVPEGAVMVTLKIARFNPENPDAAGFQSFRVPCLPSDRLLNLLIYVKSYLDGTLTFRRSCAHGVCGSDAMRINGVNRLACKVLMRDMLPKKASKQLTITIEPIRGLPVEKDLVVNMEPFFDAYRAVKPFLITSGNAPTRERIQSQTDRARYDDTTKCILCACCTTSCPVFWNEGSYFGPAAIVNAHRFIFDSRDEAAAERLDILNEVDGVWRCRTTFNCTEACPRGIEVTKAIQEVKRALMFAR is encoded by the coding sequence ATGACTGCTGTTCTCGACAAGCGCGCCGATCCCACTCTGCCGCCCGTGCCGGAGGGTGCGGTGATGGTGACGCTGAAGATCGCCCGGTTCAACCCGGAGAACCCCGACGCGGCCGGCTTCCAGAGCTTCCGGGTCCCGTGCCTGCCGTCCGATCGGCTGCTGAACCTGCTGATCTATGTGAAGAGCTACCTCGACGGCACGCTGACGTTCCGCCGCTCGTGCGCGCACGGCGTGTGCGGCTCGGACGCCATGCGGATCAACGGCGTCAACCGGTTGGCCTGCAAGGTGCTGATGCGCGACATGCTGCCGAAGAAGGCCAGCAAGCAGCTGACCATCACCATCGAGCCCATCCGCGGCCTGCCGGTCGAGAAGGACCTCGTGGTGAACATGGAGCCCTTCTTCGACGCCTACCGCGCCGTCAAGCCGTTCCTCATCACCAGCGGCAATGCGCCGACGCGCGAGCGCATCCAGAGCCAGACCGACCGGGCTCGCTACGACGACACCACCAAGTGCATCCTGTGCGCCTGCTGCACCACGAGCTGCCCGGTGTTCTGGAACGAGGGTTCGTACTTCGGGCCGGCCGCGATCGTCAACGCGCACCGGTTCATCTTCGACTCGCGTGACGAGGCCGCCGCCGAGCGCCTCGACATCCTCAACGAGGTGGACGGTGTGTGGCGCTGCCGCACGACGTTCAACTGCACCGAGGCCTGCCCGCGTGGCATCGAGGTGACCAAGGCGATCCAGGAGGTCAAGCGCGCACTGATGTTCGCGCGCTAG
- a CDS encoding PTS ascorbate transporter subunit IIC codes for MNWLVSTAEFIVNEILAVPAYLIGIITAVGLIALRKSVGQVIGGALKATLGFLLIGAGAALVVASLEPLGVMIQGAAGTQGVVPTNEAIVGIAQNEFGAQVAWLMILGFAISLLLARFTPLHYVFLTGHHTLFMATLLTIVLATAGLPATVVVTVGGVLLGVVMVALPAISQPWTRRITGDDSIAIGHFGTLGYIASGITGRFVGGAKSRSTEDLKLPESLRFLRDSMVATALSMVLMYLVVSLIYLGRAGEETAFAAYADDTGAGAASGVGNFLMMGVTQGLSFGVAVAVILFGVRTILGELVPAFQGIAERMVPGAVPALDAPIVFPYAQNAVLIGFISSFVAGLAGLAVLSLWLGPAFGWVLVLPGLVPHFFTGGAAGVYGNATGGRRGAIAGGFVNGLLITFLPALLVRVLGSFGEENTTFGDTDFGWYGILLGNAAKLGTVWGVVVMLMIGAVLLVLAVAVQRRLVDTGWDPSPGRAAPVPAADGGSAQPTGRSYPKIAPPAGAPAPPPPPT; via the coding sequence ATGAACTGGCTGGTCAGCACCGCCGAATTCATCGTCAACGAGATCCTGGCCGTCCCGGCCTATCTCATCGGCATCATCACCGCCGTCGGCTTGATCGCACTGCGAAAGTCGGTCGGCCAGGTGATCGGTGGCGCCCTCAAGGCCACGCTGGGCTTCCTGCTGATCGGCGCTGGCGCGGCCCTGGTGGTCGCGTCCCTCGAACCACTCGGCGTGATGATCCAGGGTGCCGCGGGAACCCAGGGTGTGGTCCCGACCAACGAGGCCATCGTCGGCATCGCGCAGAACGAGTTCGGCGCGCAGGTCGCCTGGCTGATGATCCTCGGGTTCGCGATCAGCCTGCTGCTCGCGCGGTTCACTCCCCTGCACTACGTGTTCCTGACGGGCCATCACACGCTGTTCATGGCCACGCTGCTGACCATCGTGCTGGCCACCGCGGGCCTGCCCGCGACCGTCGTGGTGACCGTGGGCGGTGTGCTGCTGGGCGTGGTGATGGTGGCGCTGCCGGCCATTTCGCAGCCCTGGACCCGACGCATCACCGGTGACGACAGCATCGCGATCGGGCATTTCGGCACGCTCGGCTACATCGCCTCCGGCATCACCGGACGCTTCGTCGGCGGGGCCAAGAGTCGTTCCACCGAAGACCTTAAACTGCCGGAATCGCTGCGCTTCCTTCGCGATTCGATGGTCGCCACCGCCCTGTCGATGGTGCTGATGTACCTCGTGGTGTCGCTGATCTATCTGGGGAGGGCGGGCGAGGAGACCGCGTTCGCCGCGTACGCCGACGACACGGGGGCCGGCGCGGCCAGCGGGGTCGGCAACTTCCTGATGATGGGTGTTACCCAGGGCTTGAGCTTCGGCGTCGCGGTCGCGGTCATCCTGTTCGGCGTCCGCACGATCCTGGGCGAACTCGTACCTGCGTTCCAGGGCATCGCCGAGCGCATGGTGCCCGGCGCGGTGCCCGCCCTCGACGCCCCGATCGTCTTCCCGTACGCCCAGAACGCGGTGCTGATCGGCTTCATCTCGAGCTTCGTCGCCGGCCTGGCCGGACTCGCGGTGCTGTCGCTGTGGCTGGGTCCGGCGTTCGGGTGGGTGCTGGTGCTGCCAGGCCTGGTGCCGCACTTCTTCACCGGCGGCGCCGCGGGGGTGTATGGCAACGCCACCGGAGGACGCCGCGGTGCGATCGCGGGCGGGTTCGTCAATGGACTGCTGATCACATTCCTGCCTGCCCTGCTGGTCCGCGTGCTCGGGTCGTTCGGCGAGGAGAACACCACCTTCGGCGACACCGACTTCGGCTGGTACGGAATCCTGCTGGGCAACGCCGCCAAGCTCGGCACGGTCTGGGGCGTCGTCGTGATGCTGATGATCGGCGCCGTGCTGCTGGTGCTGGCGGTCGCCGTGCAGCGCAGGCTCGTCGACACCGGCTGGGATCCCTCACCTGGGCGAGCCGCCCCCGTCCCGGCCGCCGACGGCGGGTCGGCGCAGCCGACCGGGCGCAGCTACCCGAAGATCGCGCCACCTGCGGGAGCGCCCGCACCACCGCCGCCTCCGACCTGA
- a CDS encoding PTS sugar transporter subunit IIA — translation MAGLSELLTEQRIELDVTAATWQEAIKKAGALLERDGIADAPYTQSMIDNVESNGPYIVVAPGFAFAHARPSEAVHRTGMSWVRLANPIAFGHKTNDPVTLVVALAATDAGAHNTAMADLAKVLGNADKRAALDTAPTPAALLAVLTGESQPAAQATAPARQAKNLILTVCGNGLGTSLFLKNTTEQVLGTWGWAPYINVEATDTISAKGRAKEADLILTSGEIARTLGDVGIPVRVIENFTSTREVDTALRDSYDV, via the coding sequence ATGGCCGGTCTGTCCGAACTGCTCACCGAACAGCGCATCGAACTCGACGTCACGGCCGCCACCTGGCAGGAGGCCATCAAGAAGGCCGGCGCCCTGCTGGAGCGCGACGGCATCGCCGATGCGCCCTACACGCAGTCGATGATCGACAACGTCGAATCCAACGGCCCCTACATCGTGGTGGCTCCCGGGTTCGCGTTCGCGCACGCGCGCCCCTCGGAGGCGGTGCACCGCACCGGCATGTCCTGGGTGCGGCTGGCCAATCCAATTGCGTTCGGGCACAAGACCAATGATCCGGTGACACTGGTGGTGGCGCTGGCCGCCACCGACGCCGGCGCGCACAACACCGCGATGGCGGACCTGGCCAAAGTGCTCGGCAACGCCGACAAGCGCGCGGCCCTGGACACCGCCCCCACCCCGGCGGCACTGCTGGCGGTCCTCACGGGCGAAAGCCAACCCGCAGCGCAGGCGACCGCACCGGCCCGCCAGGCCAAGAACCTGATCCTGACGGTGTGTGGAAACGGCCTGGGCACCAGCCTCTTCCTGAAGAACACCACCGAACAGGTGCTCGGCACCTGGGGGTGGGCGCCCTACATCAACGTCGAGGCCACCGACACCATCTCTGCCAAGGGTCGGGCCAAGGAGGCGGACCTGATCCTGACCTCCGGCGAGATCGCGCGCACCCTCGGCGACGTCGGCATCCCGGTGCGGGTGATCGAGAACTTCACCTCAACCCGTGAGGTCGACACGGCCCTGCGCGACTCCTACGACGTCTGA
- a CDS encoding cytidine deaminase gives MSGDIDWKLLRDKAISASTHAYAPYSGFPVGAAALVDDDRFVTGCNVENVSYGLGLCAECAVVCALFATGGGRLRALVCVAGDGDLLMPCGRCRQVLLEHGGPTMLIDHPAGPKPLSELLPDAFGPHDLDRGPA, from the coding sequence ATGAGCGGTGACATTGACTGGAAACTGTTGCGGGACAAAGCAATAAGCGCTTCGACGCACGCCTACGCCCCGTATTCGGGGTTCCCGGTGGGCGCGGCCGCGCTGGTCGACGATGACCGATTTGTGACCGGCTGCAATGTGGAGAATGTCTCATATGGCCTAGGTCTCTGCGCCGAGTGCGCTGTGGTCTGCGCCCTCTTCGCGACCGGTGGGGGAAGACTGCGCGCGCTGGTCTGCGTGGCTGGCGACGGCGACCTGCTGATGCCCTGCGGACGCTGCCGTCAGGTGCTCCTCGAGCACGGCGGGCCCACGATGCTGATCGACCACCCGGCCGGGCCGAAACCGCTGTCGGAACTGCTGCCCGACGCATTCGGTCCGCACGACCTCGACCGAGGGCCGGCATGA